In a single window of the Solea senegalensis isolate Sse05_10M linkage group LG1, IFAPA_SoseM_1, whole genome shotgun sequence genome:
- the miga1 gene encoding mitoguardin 1, which produces MTQETHECTKLSVKAAVLHMVNLPLSIYSSLSQVDVSPSTKKLVAATAFSAISLFVLARRFQRRKGRKKPQWKQAEPVASAENDNTSQNISISLNSKNDDTSGLVLTSGDYRNLSGSLLSMSSVKSMNSSSSSTCANESTCWDREEDADICSVVDLPVTTPENLYLMGMDLFEEALRRWEEALTFRSRQAGDDDDNASCASVETGAGDAVAEQNMEDVISAEFLHRLKSLVQRAYHLQVEFEGVLGMSEPTSHSSSSSSSQDKMADILAREELDDVCLRDSISIASTDSFVSAVELTEHRELRSVSGLGHHLFYEEALQMAQDGKISCRVLRTEMLECLGHIDFLAKLHCVRQACQLILCERVTRMFLADTGKKILSSIIVKAQKSPKRFEEVFEEMICFLENTEHWENTEVELATRGVKHLNFYDIVLDFILMDSFEDLENPPISIQNVIHNRWLNSSFKETAVASSCWSVLKQKRQHMKVSDGFIAHFYTVCEQISPVLAWGLLGPRSSLQDLCCFFKDQVLSFLKAIFDLDKVRYSSVESLAEDMLHLLHRRSELLLAYLETDSVRQLSGCSSPQVQLVSNTLLQAGVQ; this is translated from the exons ATGACGCAGGAGACCCACGAGTGCACCAAGCTGTCCGTCAAGGCTGCTGTCCTGCACATGGTTAATCTTCCACTGTCCATCTACAGCTCCCTGTCACAG GTGGATGTCAGTCCAAGCACCAAGAAGCTGGTGGCTGCCACTGCGTTTAGTGCCATCTCGCTCTTCGTCCTTGCACGCCGCTTCCAGAGGAGGAAGGGTAGAAAGAAGCCTCAGTGGAAGCAAGCTGAACCTGTAGCCTCAGCAGAAAATG ACAACACCAGTCAGAACATCTCCATCTCCCTCAACTCTAAGAATGACGACACCTCTGGTCTGGTCCTCACTTCAGGAGACTACAGGAATCTGTCTGGATCTCTGTTGAGCATGTCCTCG GTAAAAAGCATGAACTCATCAAGCAGCAGCACCTGTGCAAATGAATCCACATGctgggacagagaggaggacgCTGACATCTGCAGTGTGGTTGACCTGCCAGTCACTACACCTGAAAACCTCTACCTAATGG gtATGGATTTATTTGAAGAGGCTCTGCGGCGGTGGGAGGAAGCATTGACATTCAGGAGCAGGCAGGCTGGCGATGACGACGACAACGCAAGCTGTGCCTCCGTTGAAACAGGAGCTGGAGACGCCGTCGCTGAGCAGAACATGGAG gACGTGATCAGCGCAGAGTTCCTCCACCGGCTGAAGTCTCTTGTGCAGAGAGCCTATCACCTTCAAGTGGAGTTTGAGGGAGTGTTGGGAATGTCAGAGCCCAcatctcacagcagcagcagcagcagcagccagg ATAAAATGGCAGACATTTTGGCCAGAGAAGAGCTGGACGACGTCTGTCTGAGAGACAGTATCAGCATCGCCTCCACAGACTCATTTGTTTCTGCTGTAGAG ctgacgGAGCATAGAGAGCTGAGGAGTGTCTCAGGCCTCGGTCACCACTTGTTCTATGAGGAGGCTCTACAGATGGCTCAGGACGGCAAGATCTCCTGCAGAGTGCTGCG GACTGAGATGCTGGAGTGTCTCGGGCACATAGATTTCCTGGCTAAGTTGCACTGTGTCCGACAGGCATGTCAG CTCATTTTGTGCGAGAGGGTGACCAGGATGTTTCTGGCCGacacaggaaagaaaatacTGTCTTCCATCATTGTTAAAGCACAGAAG AGCCCAAAGAGATTTGAAGAAGTATTTGAGGAGATGATTTGTTTCCTGGAGAACACAGAGCACTGGGAAAACACGGAGGTGGAGTTGGCCACAAGAGGA GTGAAGCACCTGAACTTCTACGACATCGTGCTGGACTTCATCCTGATGGATTCGTTTGAGGACCTGGAGAATCCACCCATCTCCATCCAGAACGTGATCCACAACCGCTGGCTCAACAGCTCCTTCAAGGAAACT GCAGTGGCTTCAAGCTGTTGGTCCGTGCTGAAACAGAAACGACAGCACATGAAG GTGTCCGACGGCTTCATCGCTCACTTTTATACCGTGTGTGAGCAGATCAGTCCAGTTCTGGCCTGGGGTTTGCTTGGACCCAGGAGCTCGCTTCAagatctctgctgcttcttcaag GACCAGGTGCTCAGCTTCCTGAAGGCCATTTTTGACCTGGACAAAGTACGTTACTCCTCAGTGGAGAGTCTGGCCGAGGACATGCTCCACCTGCTGCACCGCCGCTCTGAACTGCTGCTCGCCTACCTGGAGACGGACTCGGTGCGGCAACTCAGCGGCTGCAGCTCCCCACAGGTGCAGCTGGTGTCCAACACTCTGCTGCAGGCGGGAGTTCAGTGA